A window of the Juglans microcarpa x Juglans regia isolate MS1-56 chromosome 5D, Jm3101_v1.0, whole genome shotgun sequence genome harbors these coding sequences:
- the LOC121264626 gene encoding protein NODULATION SIGNALING PATHWAY 2-like: MMQPELLDQLSWPFYDVIDSIFYEGAHHGQSMEFAPFDGYGFPSILTTTEDSSELSSASFSSTIFPSEFVRYQFYADSQPVMLAMRSDFSTELGILENILNDDETVGMDYIIEESEGSFSLKQSSTAGEEFLCPSPSMISESSPDVSSNNQPLVTLPGEDMEIDNLRTVYHLLKAYGETFEKDERELAQVILRRISEKVSPIGKSLERVAFYLCQDVENQGDYLKQESCKNFEAAFQAFYQSFPEGKFAHYAANSAILDAMPGVVETIHIVDFHMGEGVQWPPMMEAIAHQHKTLRLTSIKWEEDARSLWSFEETKRRLHNQARVLGLKLKVEEMGIEDLVSETRKMQKRDSRREWMVFNCMFSLPHMGRGRSRTLVMEFLKVAKELISSSTNSCNRGIVTFGDGDAYDKLKHCSGFGSFFEGYVEHYQALLESLRMNFPPHLLEARIAIECLFVAPCISSLSWLHKWEEMMNGCHPQERLGLEGRKLSQEILAEAKEMVKEGESSYGARIVGQIGNEMVLEWKGITMVRVSIWTNQL; the protein is encoded by the coding sequence ACCATGGCCAAAGCATGGAGTTTGCACCTTTTGATGGCTATGGCTTCCCTTCAATACTCACCACAACAGAGGATTCCTCTGAACTTTCTTCGGCCTCCTTTTCTTCAACAATATTCCCGAGTGAATTTGTCCGATATCAATTTTATGCTGATTCCCAGCCGGTCATGCTAGCCATGAGATCAGACTTCTCAACGGAGTTGGGGATATTAGAGAACATTTTGAATGATGATGAGACTGTGGGTATGGATTATATTATAGAAGAGAGTGAAGGAAGTTTCAGTTTGAAACAATCTTCCACTGCAGGAGAAGAATTTTTGTGTCCTAGCCCCTCAATGATATCTGAATCATCACCAGATGTATCATCCAACAATCAACCACTAGTAACTTTGCCAGGAGAGGACATGGAAATCGACAACCTTCGGACTGTCTACCATCTACTTAAGGCGTATGGAGAAACCTTCGAAAAGGATGAGAGAGAGCTTGCACAAGTTATTTTGAGACGCATCAGTGAGAAAGTTAGCCCAATTGGTAAAAGCTTGGAGCGTGTTGCATTCTACTTATGTCAGGACGTTGAGAATCAAGGTGATTATCTAAAACAAGAGTCCTGTAAGAATTTTGAGGCTGCGTTCCAGGCATTCTACCAAAGCTTCCCAGAAGGGAAATTCGCTCACTACGCAGCGAACTCTGCGATTCTTGATGCCATGCCAGGTGTTGTAGAGACTATACACATAGTGGACTTTCACATGGGAGAAGGGGTTCAGTGGCCTCCAATGATGGAGGCGATTGCACACCAACACAAAACATTGAGATTAACATCGATAAAATGGGAGGAGGATGCTCGTTCACTCTGGAGTTTTGAGGAGACCAAAAGGCGGCTCCATAACCAAGCAAGAGTTCTGGGTCTAAAGTTGAAGGTGGAGGAGATGGGGATTGAGGATTTGGTGAGTGAGACAAGAAAAATGCAGAAAAGGGACAGCAGGAGAGAGTGGATGGTTTTCAATTGCATGTTCTCACTTCCACACATGGGGAGGGGTAGAAGTAGAACACTGGTGATGGAGTTTCTAAAGGTTGCTAAGGAATTGATCTCTAGTTCTACCAACTCATGTAATAGGGGTATCGTTACTTTTGGAGATGGAGATGCTTATGACAAATTGAAACATTGCTCAGGTTTTGGTTCATTCTTTGAGGGGTATGTGGAGCACTACCAAGCCTTGTTAGAATCATTGAGAATGAATTTTCCACCTCATCTTCTAGAAGCAAGAATAGCCATTGAGTGCCTCTTCGTGGCGCCTTGtatctcttctctttcttgGCTCCATAAGTGGGAGGAGATGATGAATGGCTGCCATCCTCAAGAACGGCTTGGGTTGGAAGGTAGGAAACTCAGCCAAGAGATATTAGCAGAAGCAAAAGAAATGGTGAAAGAAGGGGAAAGTTCGTACGGAGCCAGAATTGTAGGACAAATTGGAAATGAGATGGTCTTGGAATGGAAAGGAATTACAATGGTTAGAGTTTCAATATGGACAAATCAACTCTAA
- the LOC121264625 gene encoding ubiquitin-activating enzyme E1 1-like isoform X1 encodes MLPRKRAAGAEAVQTTTESSPKKHCTAVTTGNSRSNDDNNNSIADTKDHIMALGNGDSIDIDEDLHSRQLAVYGRETMRRLFASNILISGMQGLGAEIAKNLVLAGVKSVTVHDEGAVELWDLSGNFIFSEDDVGKNRALASVKKLQELNNSVVVCSLTTTELTKEQLSHFQVVVFTDISLEKAIEFDDYCHNHQPPISFIKSEVRGLFGSTFCDFGPEFTVFDVDGKDPHTGIIASISNDNPALVTCVDDERLEFQDGDLVVFSEVNGMTELNDGKPRKIKDVRPYSFAIEEDTAKYSAYVKGGIVTQVKQPKVLSFKPLREALKDPGDFLLSDFSKFDRPPLLHLAFQALDKFQSEFGHFPVAGSEDDAQKFISSVTSMNDALSDGRLEAIDQNLLRHFASGARAVLNPMAAMFGGIVGQEVVKACSGKFHPLFQFFYFESVESLPSEPLLPSDLKPLNSRYDAQISVFGSKIQKKLEDAKIFVAGSGALGCEFLKNLALMGVSCGKQGKLTITDDDVIEKSNLSRQFLFRDWNIGQAKSTVAASAAALINPSLNIEALQNRASPETENVFNDEFWENLSVVVNALDNVNARLYIDQRCLYFQKPLLESGTLGAKCNTQMVIPHLTENYGASRDPPEKQAPMCTVHSFPHNIDHCLTWARSEFEGFLEKTPAEVNTYLTNPNEYASAMKKAGDAQARDNLELVLECLDKERCETFQDCINWARLKFEEYFANRVKQLTYTFPEDATISNGAPFWSAPKRFPRPLQFSADDTSHLYFIMSGSVLRAETFGIPIPDWVKSPRKLADAANQVIVPDFQPKRGVKIVTDEKASSFSTSSIDDAAVIDELIMKLEERRKQLSPGFRMNSIQFEKDDDTNYHMDLIAGLANMRARNYGIPEVDKLKAKFIAGRIIPAIATSTAMATGLVCLELYKVLDGGHKLEDYRNTFANLALPLFSIAEPVPPKVIKHKDMSWTVWDRWILKDNPTLRELLQWLKNSGLNAYSISHGSCLLYNSIFPKHKERMDKKLVDLVRNVAKAELPPYRQHFDVVVACEDDDDKDVDIPQVSIYFR; translated from the exons ATGCTTCCTAGAAAGAGAGCGGCGGGAGCGGAGGCTGTTCAGACCACCACCGAATCCTCGCCTAAGAAGCATTGCACGGCCGTCACCACGGGGAACTCTAGGAGCAACGACGATAACAACAACTCGATCGCCGACACCAAAGACCATATCATGGCTTTGGGAAATGGGGATTCGATTGATATTGACGAAGATCTCCACAGCCGTCAGCTTGCGGTCTATGGCCGTGAGACGATGCGCCGGCTTTTTGCCTCCAACATTCTCATTTCCGGCATGCAAGGTCTCGGTGCCGAGATCG CAAAGAACCTTGTTCTTGCGGGTGTGAAGTCCGTCACTGTGCATGACGAAGGTGCTGTGGAGCTGTGGGATCTATCtgggaattttattttctcagaGGATGACGTGGGGAAAAATCGGGCCCTCGCTTCTGTCAAGAAATTGCAAGAGTTAAATAACTCTGTGGTCGTTTGTAGTTTAACAACAACAGAATTGACTAAGGAACAACTTTCCCATTTTCAG GTGGTAGTTTTTACTGATATTAGCTTGGAGAAAgcaattgaatttgatgattaCTGCCATAACCATCAACCTCCAATCTCCTTTATAAAATCTGAAGTGCGAGGTCTTTTTGGTAGTACATTCTGTGACTTCGGCCCTGAGTTTACAGTTTTTGATGTTGATGGAAAAGATCCACATACAGGCATAATTGCATCTATTAGCAATGACAACCCTGCTCTTGTGACCTGTGTTGATGATGAGAGGCTTGAGTTTCAGGATGGAGATCTTGTTGTGTTCTCTGAGGTCAATGGAATGACAGAATTAAATGATGGAAAGCCAAGGAAGATAAAGGATGTAAGACCGTACTCATTCGCTATTGAGGAGGATACCGCAAAGTATTCTGCATACGTGAAAGGTGGTATTGTGACACAGGTGAAGCAACCTAAGGTATTGAGCTTCAAGCCTTTGCGAGAAGCACTAAAGGACCCTGGCGATTTCCTTCTAAGTGACTTCTCCAAGTTTGATCGTCCACCACTCCTACACCTGGCATTTCAGGCGCTTGATAAATTTCAGTCAGAGTTTGGACACTTCCCAGTTGCTGGATCAGAGGATGATGCTCAGAAATTCATTTCTTCTGTCACTAGCATGAATGATGCCTTATCAGATGGGAGGCTCGAGGCGATTGACCAAAACCTTCTTCGTCATTTTGCATCTGGTGCTAGGGCTGTGCTGAATCCCATGGCTGCCATGTTTGGTGGTATTGTTGGACAGGAAGTTGTGAAGGCTTGCTCTGGGAAGTTTCATCCTCTTTTTCAG TTTTTCTACTTTGAATCAGTCGAGTCTCTTCCCTCAGAACCCTTGCTTCCTAGTGATTTGAAACCTTTAAACAGTCGTTATGATGCACAAATTTCGGTGTTTGGATCCAAGATCCAAAAGAAGTTGGAGGATGCAAAAATATTTGTTGCAGGATCTGGTGCACTAGGGTGtgaatttttgaagaatttAGCTTTGATGGGAGTTTCTTGCGGTAAACAAGGGAAGTTAACAATTACTGATGATGATGTAATTGAGAAAAGTAACCTTAGTAGGCAGTTTCTCTTCCGGGACTGGAACATTGGACAGGCTAAGTCAACAGTAGCTGCTTCAGCTGCTGCTTTGATAAACCCTAGTCTCAACATTGAAGCGCTGCAGAATCGTGCAAGCCCTGAGACAGAGAATGTGTTCAATGATGAATTCTGGGAGAATCTTAGTGTTGTTGTCAATGCTCTGGACAATGTGAATGCTAGGCTTTACATTGATCAAAGATGCTTATATTTCCAGAAGCCACTTCTAGAATCAGGAACCCTGGGTGCCAAGTGCAACACTCAGATGGTCATTCCTCACCTTACGGAAAATTATGGTGCTTCACGGGACCCACCTGAAAAGCAAGCACCCATGTGCACAGTTCACTCATTCCCTCACAATATCGACCACTGCTTGACTTGGGCTCGATCTGAGTTTGAGGGTTTCCTTGAGAAGACACCGGCTGAAGTAAATACTTATCTAACCAACCCAAATGAATACGCATCTGCAATGAAGAAGGCTGGTGATGCTCAGGCCAGGGATAACTTGGAACTTGTACTTGAATGCCTTGACAAGGAGAGATGTGAAACCTTCCAAGATTGCATAAACTGGGCTCGTCTGAA GTTTGAAGAGTACTTTGCTAACCGCGTTAAGCAGTTAACATACACTTTTCCTGAGGATGCCACAATCAGTAACGGGGCTCCATTCTGGTCTGCTCCCAAGCGTTTCCCTCGCCCACTGCAGTTCTCAGCCGATGATACCAGccacctttattttattatgtcaGGGTCTGTGCTACGTGCAGAGACATTTGGCATCCCAATTCCTGATTGGGTCAAGTCTCCTAGAAAACTGGCCGATGCTGCTAACCAGGTGATAGTCCCTGATTTCCAGCCCAAGAGAGGTGTTAAGATTGTGACAGATGAGAAAGCTAGTAGCTTTTCCACTTCATCCATTGATGATGCTGCGGTCATCGATGAGTTGATCATGAAGTTAGAGGAACGCAGGAAGCAGCTATCGCCAGGTTTCAGGATGAACTCAATTCAGTTTGAGAAG GATGATGACACAAACTATCATATGGACCTAATAGCTGGGCTTGCAAATATGAGGGCAAGGAACTATGGCATCCCTGAAGTCGACAAGCTTAAGGCCAAGTTTATCGCTGGGAGGATCATCCCTGCCATTGCAACCTCCACTGCTATGGCAACAGGTCTTGTTTGCTTGGAGCTGTACAAGGTTCTGGATGGAGGGCACAAATTAGAGGACTACCGAAACACCTTTGCCAACTTAGCACTCCCTCTGTTCTCAATAGCCGAGCCTGTTCCTCCTAAGGTGATCAAGCACAAAGACATGAGTTGGACCGTGTGGGACCGATGGATTTTGAAGGACAATCCAACTTTGAGGGAGCTTCTTCAATGGCTGAAAAACAGTGGCTTGAATGCTTACAGCATCTCTCATGGGAGTTGCTTACTTTATAACAGCATCTTCCCAAAGCATAAAGAGCGCATGGATAAGAAGTTGGTGGATCTGGTTAGGAATGTGGCCAAGGCAGAGCTGCCTCCATATCGGCAGCACTTTGATGTGGTAGTGGCTTGTGAGGACGATGATGACAAAGATGTTGATATCCCACAGGTTTCCATTTACTTCAGGTAG
- the LOC121264628 gene encoding kinetochore protein SPC24 homolog, with translation MVDSSRNIDVEQLISYSDDLVRVLKDKRDLSNISQCLEHSKALRSSCDADFLEAQSLLQDYQKKIDECKKRSEEAKAEVVADSEIDLLQKELDEEIEKEHFFMDELRIITNEINDLELQRVSVQERRQILKKLEQDELRAQRMLSLYASVTNIIPNLDDESRFSGHIVDRDKKVVERFEFDLTKIDCLDACNAIWKMISSS, from the exons ATGGTTGATTCCTCTAGAAACATCGACGTGGAGCAGCTGATCTCCTACAGCGACGACCTCGTGCGCGTCTTGAAGGACAAGAGAGACCTCAGCAACATCTCTCAGTGCCTGGAACACTCCAAGGCCCTCCGCTCTTCCTGCGACGCCGATTTCCTCGAGGCCCAATCCTTACTTCAAG ATTATCAGAAAAAGATAGATGAATGCAAGAAGAGATCAGAGGAGGCTAAAGCTGAGGTCGTTGCAGATTCTGAAATCGACCTTCTTCAGAAAGAATTGGATGAGGAAATTGAgaaagaacatttttttatggatgaactTAG AATTATCACAAACGAGATTAATGATTTGGAACTCCAACGGGTTTCTGTTCAAGAACGAaggcaaattttgaagaaactTGAGCAGGATGAGCTGAGGGCACA GAGGATGCTTTCATTGTATGCGTCTGTCACAAATATCATACCAAACTTGGATGACGAGTCCAGATTCTCAGGGC ATATTGTGGATAGGGATAAAAAGGTGGTCGAGAGGTTTGAATTTGACCTAACGAAGATAGATTGCCTTGATGCATGTAATgccatttggaaaatgataagtTCATCGTAG
- the LOC121264625 gene encoding ubiquitin-activating enzyme E1 1-like isoform X2, whose translation MALGNGDSIDIDEDLHSRQLAVYGRETMRRLFASNILISGMQGLGAEIAKNLVLAGVKSVTVHDEGAVELWDLSGNFIFSEDDVGKNRALASVKKLQELNNSVVVCSLTTTELTKEQLSHFQVVVFTDISLEKAIEFDDYCHNHQPPISFIKSEVRGLFGSTFCDFGPEFTVFDVDGKDPHTGIIASISNDNPALVTCVDDERLEFQDGDLVVFSEVNGMTELNDGKPRKIKDVRPYSFAIEEDTAKYSAYVKGGIVTQVKQPKVLSFKPLREALKDPGDFLLSDFSKFDRPPLLHLAFQALDKFQSEFGHFPVAGSEDDAQKFISSVTSMNDALSDGRLEAIDQNLLRHFASGARAVLNPMAAMFGGIVGQEVVKACSGKFHPLFQFFYFESVESLPSEPLLPSDLKPLNSRYDAQISVFGSKIQKKLEDAKIFVAGSGALGCEFLKNLALMGVSCGKQGKLTITDDDVIEKSNLSRQFLFRDWNIGQAKSTVAASAAALINPSLNIEALQNRASPETENVFNDEFWENLSVVVNALDNVNARLYIDQRCLYFQKPLLESGTLGAKCNTQMVIPHLTENYGASRDPPEKQAPMCTVHSFPHNIDHCLTWARSEFEGFLEKTPAEVNTYLTNPNEYASAMKKAGDAQARDNLELVLECLDKERCETFQDCINWARLKFEEYFANRVKQLTYTFPEDATISNGAPFWSAPKRFPRPLQFSADDTSHLYFIMSGSVLRAETFGIPIPDWVKSPRKLADAANQVIVPDFQPKRGVKIVTDEKASSFSTSSIDDAAVIDELIMKLEERRKQLSPGFRMNSIQFEKDDDTNYHMDLIAGLANMRARNYGIPEVDKLKAKFIAGRIIPAIATSTAMATGLVCLELYKVLDGGHKLEDYRNTFANLALPLFSIAEPVPPKVIKHKDMSWTVWDRWILKDNPTLRELLQWLKNSGLNAYSISHGSCLLYNSIFPKHKERMDKKLVDLVRNVAKAELPPYRQHFDVVVACEDDDDKDVDIPQVSIYFR comes from the exons ATGGCTTTGGGAAATGGGGATTCGATTGATATTGACGAAGATCTCCACAGCCGTCAGCTTGCGGTCTATGGCCGTGAGACGATGCGCCGGCTTTTTGCCTCCAACATTCTCATTTCCGGCATGCAAGGTCTCGGTGCCGAGATCG CAAAGAACCTTGTTCTTGCGGGTGTGAAGTCCGTCACTGTGCATGACGAAGGTGCTGTGGAGCTGTGGGATCTATCtgggaattttattttctcagaGGATGACGTGGGGAAAAATCGGGCCCTCGCTTCTGTCAAGAAATTGCAAGAGTTAAATAACTCTGTGGTCGTTTGTAGTTTAACAACAACAGAATTGACTAAGGAACAACTTTCCCATTTTCAG GTGGTAGTTTTTACTGATATTAGCTTGGAGAAAgcaattgaatttgatgattaCTGCCATAACCATCAACCTCCAATCTCCTTTATAAAATCTGAAGTGCGAGGTCTTTTTGGTAGTACATTCTGTGACTTCGGCCCTGAGTTTACAGTTTTTGATGTTGATGGAAAAGATCCACATACAGGCATAATTGCATCTATTAGCAATGACAACCCTGCTCTTGTGACCTGTGTTGATGATGAGAGGCTTGAGTTTCAGGATGGAGATCTTGTTGTGTTCTCTGAGGTCAATGGAATGACAGAATTAAATGATGGAAAGCCAAGGAAGATAAAGGATGTAAGACCGTACTCATTCGCTATTGAGGAGGATACCGCAAAGTATTCTGCATACGTGAAAGGTGGTATTGTGACACAGGTGAAGCAACCTAAGGTATTGAGCTTCAAGCCTTTGCGAGAAGCACTAAAGGACCCTGGCGATTTCCTTCTAAGTGACTTCTCCAAGTTTGATCGTCCACCACTCCTACACCTGGCATTTCAGGCGCTTGATAAATTTCAGTCAGAGTTTGGACACTTCCCAGTTGCTGGATCAGAGGATGATGCTCAGAAATTCATTTCTTCTGTCACTAGCATGAATGATGCCTTATCAGATGGGAGGCTCGAGGCGATTGACCAAAACCTTCTTCGTCATTTTGCATCTGGTGCTAGGGCTGTGCTGAATCCCATGGCTGCCATGTTTGGTGGTATTGTTGGACAGGAAGTTGTGAAGGCTTGCTCTGGGAAGTTTCATCCTCTTTTTCAG TTTTTCTACTTTGAATCAGTCGAGTCTCTTCCCTCAGAACCCTTGCTTCCTAGTGATTTGAAACCTTTAAACAGTCGTTATGATGCACAAATTTCGGTGTTTGGATCCAAGATCCAAAAGAAGTTGGAGGATGCAAAAATATTTGTTGCAGGATCTGGTGCACTAGGGTGtgaatttttgaagaatttAGCTTTGATGGGAGTTTCTTGCGGTAAACAAGGGAAGTTAACAATTACTGATGATGATGTAATTGAGAAAAGTAACCTTAGTAGGCAGTTTCTCTTCCGGGACTGGAACATTGGACAGGCTAAGTCAACAGTAGCTGCTTCAGCTGCTGCTTTGATAAACCCTAGTCTCAACATTGAAGCGCTGCAGAATCGTGCAAGCCCTGAGACAGAGAATGTGTTCAATGATGAATTCTGGGAGAATCTTAGTGTTGTTGTCAATGCTCTGGACAATGTGAATGCTAGGCTTTACATTGATCAAAGATGCTTATATTTCCAGAAGCCACTTCTAGAATCAGGAACCCTGGGTGCCAAGTGCAACACTCAGATGGTCATTCCTCACCTTACGGAAAATTATGGTGCTTCACGGGACCCACCTGAAAAGCAAGCACCCATGTGCACAGTTCACTCATTCCCTCACAATATCGACCACTGCTTGACTTGGGCTCGATCTGAGTTTGAGGGTTTCCTTGAGAAGACACCGGCTGAAGTAAATACTTATCTAACCAACCCAAATGAATACGCATCTGCAATGAAGAAGGCTGGTGATGCTCAGGCCAGGGATAACTTGGAACTTGTACTTGAATGCCTTGACAAGGAGAGATGTGAAACCTTCCAAGATTGCATAAACTGGGCTCGTCTGAA GTTTGAAGAGTACTTTGCTAACCGCGTTAAGCAGTTAACATACACTTTTCCTGAGGATGCCACAATCAGTAACGGGGCTCCATTCTGGTCTGCTCCCAAGCGTTTCCCTCGCCCACTGCAGTTCTCAGCCGATGATACCAGccacctttattttattatgtcaGGGTCTGTGCTACGTGCAGAGACATTTGGCATCCCAATTCCTGATTGGGTCAAGTCTCCTAGAAAACTGGCCGATGCTGCTAACCAGGTGATAGTCCCTGATTTCCAGCCCAAGAGAGGTGTTAAGATTGTGACAGATGAGAAAGCTAGTAGCTTTTCCACTTCATCCATTGATGATGCTGCGGTCATCGATGAGTTGATCATGAAGTTAGAGGAACGCAGGAAGCAGCTATCGCCAGGTTTCAGGATGAACTCAATTCAGTTTGAGAAG GATGATGACACAAACTATCATATGGACCTAATAGCTGGGCTTGCAAATATGAGGGCAAGGAACTATGGCATCCCTGAAGTCGACAAGCTTAAGGCCAAGTTTATCGCTGGGAGGATCATCCCTGCCATTGCAACCTCCACTGCTATGGCAACAGGTCTTGTTTGCTTGGAGCTGTACAAGGTTCTGGATGGAGGGCACAAATTAGAGGACTACCGAAACACCTTTGCCAACTTAGCACTCCCTCTGTTCTCAATAGCCGAGCCTGTTCCTCCTAAGGTGATCAAGCACAAAGACATGAGTTGGACCGTGTGGGACCGATGGATTTTGAAGGACAATCCAACTTTGAGGGAGCTTCTTCAATGGCTGAAAAACAGTGGCTTGAATGCTTACAGCATCTCTCATGGGAGTTGCTTACTTTATAACAGCATCTTCCCAAAGCATAAAGAGCGCATGGATAAGAAGTTGGTGGATCTGGTTAGGAATGTGGCCAAGGCAGAGCTGCCTCCATATCGGCAGCACTTTGATGTGGTAGTGGCTTGTGAGGACGATGATGACAAAGATGTTGATATCCCACAGGTTTCCATTTACTTCAGGTAG